From Micromonospora rhizosphaerae, the proteins below share one genomic window:
- a CDS encoding erythromycin esterase family protein: protein MARYADEVVALAAPLTDPGDLDVLVDRIGDARVVMLGEASHGTHEFYRWRAELTRRLIAERGFSFVAVEGDWPDCDRVDRSVRCRGDAPEDPYYALAAFERWPTWMWANQEVVDFCRWLRGHNTGVDPELRVGFHGLDVYSLWESLREVLIWLHERQPGLVPVALAAYRCFEPYREDPQEYAMATRFVPTSCENEVVDLLVALRATAGGPVAGDGDPESRFAARQNAEVVAGAERYYRTMVAGGRQSWNVRDRHMDETLDRLLDHYGPGSRAVVWAHNTHVGDARATDMADAGEINIGQLARERYGADQVVLVGFGTHHGTVVAGDAWGAPTELMPVPPAMTGTLEDVLHRSAPERALFVFPRADRTDLLTEELDHRAIGVVYHPERERLGNYVPTVLGDRYDAFCWFDASQGVRPLHTGRPGVPEPETFPTGV, encoded by the coding sequence GTGGCGCGGTACGCGGACGAGGTGGTGGCGCTGGCCGCGCCGCTGACGGACCCGGGGGACCTGGACGTCCTCGTGGACCGGATCGGCGATGCCCGGGTGGTGATGCTGGGCGAGGCGAGCCACGGCACGCACGAGTTCTACCGCTGGCGGGCGGAGCTGACCCGGCGCCTGATCGCCGAGCGGGGCTTCTCGTTCGTCGCCGTGGAGGGGGACTGGCCGGACTGCGACCGGGTGGATCGGAGCGTCCGCTGCCGCGGTGACGCGCCGGAGGACCCGTACTACGCGCTCGCCGCGTTCGAGCGCTGGCCGACCTGGATGTGGGCCAACCAGGAGGTCGTCGACTTCTGCCGCTGGTTGCGGGGGCACAACACCGGCGTCGATCCGGAGCTTCGGGTGGGCTTCCACGGGTTGGACGTCTACTCGCTGTGGGAGTCGCTGCGGGAGGTTCTGATCTGGTTGCACGAGCGGCAACCCGGGCTGGTGCCGGTCGCGCTGGCCGCGTACCGGTGCTTCGAGCCGTACCGGGAGGACCCGCAGGAGTACGCGATGGCCACCCGGTTCGTGCCGACCAGCTGCGAGAACGAGGTCGTCGACCTGCTGGTCGCGCTCCGCGCCACGGCCGGCGGCCCCGTAGCGGGCGACGGTGACCCGGAATCGCGCTTCGCCGCCCGGCAGAACGCCGAGGTGGTGGCCGGCGCGGAACGCTACTACCGGACGATGGTCGCCGGTGGGCGGCAGTCCTGGAACGTTCGGGACCGGCACATGGACGAGACCCTGGACCGGCTCCTCGACCACTACGGCCCCGGATCGAGGGCCGTGGTGTGGGCGCACAACACCCACGTCGGTGATGCCCGGGCGACCGACATGGCCGACGCCGGGGAAATCAACATCGGCCAGTTGGCCCGCGAGCGGTACGGCGCCGACCAGGTGGTGCTGGTCGGCTTCGGCACCCACCACGGCACCGTCGTCGCGGGCGATGCCTGGGGCGCGCCGACCGAGCTGATGCCGGTGCCGCCGGCCATGACCGGCACGCTGGAGGACGTGCTGCACCGGTCGGCACCCGAGCGGGCGCTCTTCGTCTTCCCTCGGGCCGACCGGACCGACCTGCTCACCGAGGAGCTGGACCATCGGGCGATCGGGGTGGTCTACCACCCGGAGCGGGAACGGCTGGGCAACTACGTGCCGACCGTGCTGGGCGACCGGTATGACGCCTTCTGCTGGTTCGACGCCAGCCAGGGCGTCCGCCCCCTGCACACCGGTCGGCCCGGCGTGCCGGAGCCGGAGACCTTCCCCACCGGCGTCTAG
- a CDS encoding IS4 family transposase, which yields MVAAGRFAPGHLGELTQLVPFEMVDDALDRTGAVQSRVRLLPARVVVYLLLAGCLFAELGYVQVWHRLTAGLHGLAVATPTASALRQARQRLGATPLRALFDLLRGPAATTAAGAVSWRGLLVCAVDGTLMSVADSAANLTAVVKQRCNHGAGGYPTVRVLALVACGTRSVIDAVFGPASTGEPGYAARLAGSLRPGMLLLADRNFAAADLLTHLATTGADLLVRCKTGRRLPVRSRYPDGSYLSQLGSLAVRVIEAEISIVTSAGRRTGTYRLVTTLLDPHRYPAGELITLYHQRWEIETVYLELKSTILGGRVLRARTPAGIDQEIYALLVTYQVLRTAMTDATDTIPGLDPDRASFTIALHTARDQVIQAASIIADTVIDLVGAIGRRVLATLMPDRRVRTKPRIVKRAISKYNARGPDIDRTTYKATIEINILDTGP from the coding sequence ATGGTGGCGGCGGGGCGGTTCGCGCCGGGTCATCTGGGCGAGTTGACCCAGCTGGTGCCGTTCGAGATGGTCGATGATGCCCTCGATCGCACCGGTGCGGTGCAGTCGCGGGTTCGGTTGCTGCCTGCACGGGTGGTGGTCTACCTGTTGCTGGCCGGCTGCCTGTTCGCTGAGTTGGGCTACGTGCAGGTCTGGCATCGGCTGACCGCTGGTCTGCATGGCCTGGCCGTGGCCACGCCGACGGCCAGCGCGCTGCGTCAGGCCCGGCAACGGCTCGGGGCGACACCTCTGCGGGCGTTGTTCGACCTGCTCCGTGGCCCGGCCGCGACGACCGCGGCAGGGGCGGTGTCCTGGCGCGGGCTCTTGGTCTGCGCTGTGGACGGCACGCTGATGAGCGTGGCCGACAGCGCCGCGAACCTGACCGCTGTGGTTAAACAGCGCTGCAACCACGGCGCGGGCGGTTACCCCACGGTCCGGGTCCTAGCCCTGGTGGCCTGCGGGACCCGCAGCGTCATCGACGCGGTCTTCGGCCCAGCCAGCACCGGCGAACCCGGGTACGCGGCACGGTTGGCGGGCAGTCTCCGACCGGGGATGCTGCTGCTGGCCGACCGTAACTTCGCCGCCGCGGACCTGCTGACCCATCTCGCCACCACCGGCGCGGACCTGCTGGTGCGATGCAAGACCGGCCGACGACTACCGGTCAGATCCCGCTACCCGGACGGCTCCTACCTGTCCCAACTCGGTAGTCTCGCCGTCCGCGTCATCGAGGCCGAGATCAGCATCGTCACCAGCGCCGGCCGGCGCACCGGCACCTACCGTCTGGTCACCACGCTGCTCGACCCGCACCGCTACCCAGCCGGCGAGCTGATCACCCTCTACCACCAGCGCTGGGAGATCGAGACCGTCTACCTGGAACTGAAATCCACCATCCTGGGCGGGCGGGTGCTACGCGCCCGCACCCCGGCCGGGATCGACCAGGAGATCTACGCCCTGCTGGTCACCTACCAGGTGCTCCGCACCGCCATGACCGACGCCACCGACACCATCCCTGGCCTGGACCCCGACCGGGCCAGCTTCACCATTGCCCTGCACACCGCCCGTGACCAGGTCATCCAAGCCGCCAGCATCATCGCCGACACGGTCATCGACCTCGTCGGCGCGATCGGACGACGGGTCCTGGCCACGCTCATGCCCGACCGACGCGTACGCACCAAACCCCGCATCGTCAAACGCGCCATCTCCAAGTACAACGCCCGCGGCCCGGACATCGACCGCACCACCTACAAAGCCACCATCGAGATCAACATCCTCGACACCGGACCTTGA
- a CDS encoding Nif3-like dinuclear metal center hexameric protein, giving the protein MTKEAVSQTCPTVADVVAALDGLTGGRVTSFDGDRNPWVISKDSGIPGKAVTERPGLVWGASDRAVRRLAVAMTITEHHIELAYASGVDAIVAHHPIADAASSGGVALADYLSLYGVAVLECHEAFHGLHPGMAHLHGHRPFYVNPAYDGVHGLVVMVGRPLPGVTTVGDVLARLNAGLERSLDLRILDGERAVRQCADLVDSATAPGMRVLAGAPDDPLGEVVLHAFPHTGFGENQLAQLLAEYPAISTVIFSISAAAPDSAVVASAAARGLNVLVGSTHASEVFENGLPLAFGLSALLPNVDVVLFRDRVVSIPINSVGTGALREYGQTMAQEHLLPLAEAVRARAAATTVAATPLSHSEQAS; this is encoded by the coding sequence GTGACGAAAGAAGCGGTGTCGCAGACCTGTCCGACGGTGGCCGACGTGGTCGCGGCGCTCGACGGGCTGACCGGTGGCCGGGTCACGAGCTTCGACGGGGATCGCAACCCGTGGGTGATCAGCAAGGACTCCGGAATTCCGGGCAAGGCGGTGACCGAGCGGCCCGGCCTGGTCTGGGGGGCCTCCGACAGAGCCGTGCGGCGGCTCGCGGTCGCGATGACCATCACCGAGCACCACATCGAACTCGCGTACGCCAGCGGCGTGGACGCGATCGTGGCGCACCACCCGATCGCGGACGCAGCGAGTTCCGGTGGGGTGGCGCTCGCCGACTACCTCTCGCTGTACGGGGTCGCGGTGCTGGAATGCCACGAGGCCTTCCACGGACTCCATCCCGGCATGGCCCACCTCCACGGCCACCGGCCCTTCTACGTCAACCCGGCGTACGACGGGGTGCACGGGCTGGTGGTCATGGTCGGCCGGCCGCTGCCGGGCGTCACCACGGTAGGTGACGTGCTCGCCCGGCTCAACGCGGGCCTGGAGCGGTCCCTGGACCTGCGCATCCTCGACGGTGAACGCGCCGTCCGCCAGTGCGCCGACCTGGTGGACAGCGCCACGGCCCCGGGGATGAGGGTGCTCGCGGGCGCCCCCGACGATCCGCTCGGCGAGGTCGTCCTGCACGCCTTCCCGCACACCGGGTTCGGTGAGAATCAGCTCGCCCAGTTGCTCGCCGAGTACCCGGCGATCTCCACGGTCATCTTCAGCATCAGCGCGGCTGCCCCGGACTCGGCCGTGGTGGCGAGTGCGGCCGCGCGCGGACTCAACGTACTGGTGGGCAGCACCCACGCCTCGGAGGTCTTCGAGAACGGGCTTCCGTTGGCGTTCGGGCTGTCCGCACTACTGCCGAACGTCGACGTTGTCCTGTTCCGGGACCGGGTCGTTTCGATTCCGATCAACAGCGTGGGCACGGGCGCGCTGCGCGAGTATGGGCAGACGATGGCGCAGGAACACCTGCTGCCACTCGCCGAGGCCGTACGCGCTCGCGCCGCCGCGACGACGGTCGCGGCCACACCCCTCAGTCACTCCGAGCAAGCAAGCTAG